A DNA window from Thiothrix subterranea contains the following coding sequences:
- a CDS encoding cytochrome D1 domain-containing protein gives MKPLSLSLLVAAILSASTLIHAETAAVTDPKDPAAIHKAEAKTSNAKDHVEAAQGSYQGAPSAVDPKAAKNMITSEGPPMTVAEFDQAKQIFFERCAGCHGVLRKGATGKPLTPDITRTKGTEYLKTFINYGSPAGMPNWGTSGDLTPEQVDMMARYVQHEPPQPPEWGMKEMKESWKMVVKPEDRPTKQMNAYNLENVFSVTLRDAGEIALIDGDTKEIINIIKTGYAVHISRLSASGRYLFVIGRDARINLIDLWMEKPDTVAEIKVGMEARSVDTSKYKGFEDKFAIAGSYWPPQYVIMEGDTLEPKQIVSTRGMVVGTQEYHPEPRVAAIVASHEHPEFIVNVKETGKVLLVNYEDIDNLSVTTIPAAPFLHDGGWDATHRYFLTAANQSDKVAVIDSKERKLSALIDVDKIPHPGRGANFVHPKYGPVWATSALGNEKITLIGTDPEGHKDNAWKVVETLKGQGGGSLFIKTHPKSTNLWVDTGLNPDEKLSQSLAVFDINGLDKGFEALPIAEWAELGEGPKRVVQPEYNKAGDEVWVSVWNGKNQKSAVVVIDDKTRKLKKVIKDDRLITPTGKFNVYNTVNDVY, from the coding sequence ATGAAACCATTGTCACTGAGTCTGCTGGTTGCGGCGATTTTGTCAGCATCCACGCTTATCCACGCCGAAACTGCGGCAGTCACCGATCCTAAAGACCCCGCAGCGATTCACAAGGCCGAAGCCAAAACAAGCAATGCCAAAGATCACGTTGAGGCTGCCCAAGGTAGCTATCAAGGTGCGCCCTCGGCGGTTGACCCCAAAGCCGCCAAAAACATGATTACTTCCGAAGGCCCGCCCATGACGGTTGCGGAATTCGATCAAGCCAAGCAAATCTTTTTCGAGCGTTGCGCCGGTTGTCACGGTGTATTGCGCAAAGGAGCGACAGGCAAACCGCTCACCCCCGATATTACGCGCACCAAAGGCACGGAATACCTGAAAACCTTCATCAACTACGGTTCACCAGCGGGGATGCCGAACTGGGGAACATCCGGTGATTTAACCCCCGAACAGGTGGATATGATGGCGCGTTATGTACAGCATGAGCCGCCCCAACCGCCCGAATGGGGCATGAAGGAGATGAAAGAAAGCTGGAAAATGGTAGTTAAGCCAGAAGATCGCCCCACCAAGCAAATGAATGCCTACAACCTTGAAAACGTCTTCTCAGTGACCTTGCGCGATGCGGGGGAAATCGCCCTGATTGATGGCGACACCAAAGAAATCATTAATATTATCAAGACCGGCTATGCGGTACATATTTCGCGCTTGTCTGCTTCCGGGCGATACCTGTTCGTGATTGGGCGCGATGCCAGAATCAACCTGATTGACTTGTGGATGGAAAAACCTGATACCGTGGCTGAAATCAAAGTGGGGATGGAAGCCCGCTCGGTGGATACCTCCAAATACAAAGGCTTTGAAGACAAATTTGCCATTGCCGGTTCGTATTGGCCGCCACAGTACGTGATTATGGAAGGCGATACCCTCGAACCCAAGCAAATCGTTTCCACCCGTGGCATGGTCGTCGGCACACAGGAATACCACCCTGAACCGCGTGTGGCGGCAATTGTTGCCTCGCACGAACACCCCGAATTCATTGTCAACGTCAAGGAAACTGGCAAAGTCTTGCTGGTCAATTACGAAGACATTGATAACCTGAGTGTCACGACAATTCCTGCCGCGCCCTTCTTGCATGATGGCGGTTGGGATGCGACCCACCGTTATTTCCTGACAGCGGCGAATCAGTCCGACAAGGTAGCCGTTATCGACTCGAAAGAGCGCAAACTCTCGGCACTGATTGACGTGGATAAAATTCCACATCCGGGACGTGGCGCAAATTTCGTTCACCCCAAATACGGTCCCGTCTGGGCAACCAGTGCGTTGGGCAATGAAAAAATCACCTTGATCGGCACTGATCCCGAAGGCCACAAAGACAATGCATGGAAAGTGGTCGAAACCCTCAAAGGGCAAGGTGGTGGTTCACTCTTCATCAAAACGCACCCCAAATCCACCAATCTGTGGGTAGACACCGGCTTGAATCCCGATGAAAAACTCAGCCAGTCATTGGCGGTGTTTGACATCAACGGGCTGGATAAAGGCTTTGAAGCCCTGCCGATTGCCGAATGGGCAGAATTGGGTGAGGGGCCAAAACGGGTGGTGCAACCTGAGTACAACAAAGCGGGCGATGAAGTCTGGGTATCGGTGTGGAACGGGAAAAACCAAAAGTCAGCAGTTGTTGTTATCGATGACAAGACCCGCAAACTCAAGAAAGTCATCAAGGATGACCGTTTGATTACCCCGACGGGTAAATTCAACGTGTACAACACGGTGAACGACGTTTACTAA
- a CDS encoding 4Fe-4S binding protein yields MMMQRYRLLARVAFFALFVLAPPLDLFRFDLTVNHLFFLGEPWRLGFTAQSDSLDMVGSIFLRIFLPIFLVVGIGGWISWKYGRLYCGWLCPHFAMVELLNGLMRRASGKPSLWEKQALPQQQADGTHVPLNPWYWSVTLGAAVVIALVWAVVLLTYLLPPKEIYTNLLTLSLTRNQALFIGVGTVLLTLEFTLARHLFCRFGCALGVAQSFIWMANRKALVVGFDSPRAKLCSDCDASCEHACPMRLKPRTIKRNMFTCTQCHSCIDACDKVQEHASGVPLLQWVDGERAKVVAKGAGIVEKRT; encoded by the coding sequence ATGATGATGCAACGTTACCGTTTGTTAGCCCGCGTGGCTTTTTTTGCTTTGTTTGTACTTGCCCCGCCACTGGATTTGTTCCGGTTTGATCTGACCGTCAATCACCTGTTCTTTTTGGGTGAACCTTGGCGGCTGGGTTTTACTGCGCAAAGTGACAGCCTCGACATGGTGGGCAGTATTTTCTTGCGCATATTCCTGCCAATTTTTCTGGTCGTAGGCATTGGTGGCTGGATTTCATGGAAGTACGGGCGTTTGTATTGCGGCTGGTTATGCCCACATTTTGCGATGGTGGAATTGCTTAACGGTTTAATGCGCCGTGCTTCTGGCAAGCCCAGCTTGTGGGAAAAGCAGGCATTACCGCAACAGCAAGCAGATGGAACACACGTCCCGCTTAATCCGTGGTATTGGTCGGTGACGCTGGGGGCTGCGGTCGTCATTGCATTGGTGTGGGCTGTGGTGTTGTTGACGTATTTGTTGCCACCCAAAGAAATTTACACCAACTTGCTGACACTTTCGCTAACTCGCAACCAAGCCTTGTTTATTGGGGTAGGTACAGTATTGCTGACGCTTGAGTTTACCTTAGCGCGGCATTTGTTTTGCCGTTTCGGTTGCGCTCTTGGGGTTGCACAAAGTTTTATCTGGATGGCAAACCGCAAAGCCTTGGTGGTCGGTTTCGATAGCCCCCGTGCCAAGCTGTGTAGCGATTGCGATGCGTCTTGTGAACATGCCTGCCCGATGCGCCTGAAACCACGCACCATCAAGCGCAATATGTTCACTTGCACCCAATGCCATAGCTGTATTGATGCCTGCGACAAAGTGCAGGAACACGCCAGTGGTGTCCCATTATTGCAATGGGTGGATGGCGAACGTGCCAAAGTGGTGGCGAAAGGTGCGGGTATTGTGGAAAAACGCACTTGA
- a CDS encoding cbb3-type cytochrome c oxidase subunit I codes for MQYQSQSVAKLYFLAAIGLFVVQVLFGLVMGLQYVMGDFLFPEIPFNVARMVHTNSLIVWLLMGFMGAAYYLVPEESQRELYSPKLAVLMFWVFLGAALLTVVGYLSVPYATLAQITGNDLLPTMGREFLEQPTITKIGIVVVALAFLFNIGMTVLTGRKTVVTIVLLTGLLGLAVFFLFSFYNPDNLVKDKYYWWFVVHLWVEGVWELILASILAFVLIKVTGVDREVIEKWLYVIIAMALITGIIGTGHHFYWIGAPGYWQWWGSIFSALEPIPFFIMTLFAFNVINKRKREHPNKAAVLWAMGTAVLAFLGAGVWGFMHTLAPVNYYTHGSQITAAHGHMAFFGAYVMVVLTIISFAWPIMHGKEAKSNSKQVMEMWSFWLMSVSMVFITLFLTGAGILQVYLQRYSDAPQAFMVVQEKISLFYWMREATGVVFLVGVILFILSFLPDRKTQAA; via the coding sequence ATGCAATATCAATCCCAGTCGGTGGCGAAGCTGTATTTTCTCGCTGCTATTGGTTTGTTCGTGGTGCAAGTGCTGTTCGGCTTGGTCATGGGCTTGCAGTACGTCATGGGCGATTTTCTATTCCCAGAAATTCCCTTTAACGTGGCACGAATGGTGCACACCAACTCGCTGATCGTGTGGCTGTTGATGGGTTTTATGGGCGCGGCTTACTACCTCGTGCCAGAAGAATCACAGCGTGAACTGTATTCCCCGAAACTCGCGGTGCTGATGTTTTGGGTATTTCTGGGCGCAGCCTTATTAACCGTGGTCGGTTATCTGTCTGTGCCGTATGCGACTTTAGCGCAAATTACCGGCAATGATTTGCTGCCGACAATGGGGCGTGAGTTTCTCGAACAGCCGACCATTACCAAAATTGGCATTGTCGTTGTCGCTTTGGCTTTCCTGTTCAATATTGGCATGACCGTGCTGACTGGGCGTAAAACGGTGGTGACTATCGTGTTGCTAACGGGCTTGTTAGGGTTGGCAGTATTCTTCCTGTTCTCGTTCTACAATCCTGACAATCTGGTGAAGGACAAATACTACTGGTGGTTTGTGGTGCATCTGTGGGTGGAAGGCGTGTGGGAACTGATTTTGGCCTCCATCCTCGCCTTCGTGCTGATTAAAGTCACCGGTGTTGACCGCGAAGTGATTGAAAAATGGTTGTATGTAATCATTGCGATGGCGTTGATTACCGGTATTATCGGTACAGGGCATCACTTTTACTGGATTGGTGCGCCGGGGTACTGGCAATGGTGGGGGTCGATTTTCTCGGCACTTGAACCGATTCCGTTCTTCATTATGACGCTGTTTGCCTTCAATGTGATCAATAAGCGTAAGCGCGAACACCCTAACAAAGCAGCCGTGTTGTGGGCAATGGGGACGGCGGTATTGGCATTCCTGGGTGCGGGCGTTTGGGGTTTCATGCACACACTTGCACCTGTCAACTATTACACACATGGCTCGCAAATCACTGCTGCCCACGGTCACATGGCGTTCTTCGGTGCGTATGTGATGGTGGTATTAACCATTATCTCGTTTGCGTGGCCAATCATGCATGGCAAGGAAGCCAAAAGTAACAGCAAACAGGTCATGGAAATGTGGTCTTTTTGGCTGATGTCGGTGTCAATGGTGTTCATCACCTTGTTCCTGACGGGCGCAGGCATTCTGCAAGTTTACCTGCAACGTTACAGCGATGCGCCGCAAGCGTTTATGGTAGTGCAGGAAAAAATCAGCCTGTTTTACTGGATGCGTGAAGCCACTGGCGTGGTGTTCTTGGTCGGGGTAATTCTGTTTATCCTGAGTTTCCTGCCGGATCGTAAGACGCAAGCAGCGTAA
- a CDS encoding c-type cytochrome — translation MQEVFTKSMARNIYYGGSAFFLLLFLALTLDTHQAWPARDNHQNITEQVAAGKRLWERNNCIGCHTLLGEGAYFAPELGNVYKRFGENKEAIKGFIKSRPVDGIPGRRSMPQFNFTDAELDEIVEFLKYTSEINTENWPPNIQG, via the coding sequence CAAGAAGTTTTCACCAAAAGCATGGCGAGAAATATTTACTACGGCGGCTCGGCGTTTTTCCTGCTGCTCTTTCTTGCCCTGACACTCGACACGCATCAGGCTTGGCCTGCGCGTGACAACCACCAAAACATTACCGAACAGGTTGCCGCAGGCAAACGCTTGTGGGAACGCAATAACTGCATCGGTTGCCACACTTTGCTGGGCGAAGGCGCGTATTTCGCACCCGAACTTGGCAATGTCTACAAGCGTTTCGGCGAAAATAAGGAAGCGATCAAGGGCTTCATCAAAAGCCGACCCGTGGATGGCATCCCCGGTCGCCGCAGTATGCCGCAGTTCAATTTCACCGATGCGGAACTGGACGAGATTGTTGAATTCCTGAAATACACCAGTGAAATCAATACCGAAAACTGGCCACCTAACATTCAGGGTTAA